From Schistocerca cancellata isolate TAMUIC-IGC-003103 chromosome 6, iqSchCanc2.1, whole genome shotgun sequence, a single genomic window includes:
- the LOC126191310 gene encoding chondroitin proteoglycan 2-like isoform X3: protein MRGFPLLVTVVLAALVGSSSAASIRKVTVMSATCKGASGPFPNPDSCRSFLQCEPSGVATVIPCPANLEFNPNLKVCDFPERAGCSSSPSPPADDDNGNGGGSDDNGGDSPAPPSGDAPTCPPWNPNDVTQLPNPNDCSSFYKCDENGVAWVIECPAGLEYNADLRVCDYPENAGCSSSAPSNPSDDTPSEGGEDNGNSNGGNDVSPNPPAGDAPTCPAWNPNDVTQLPNPSDCSSFYKCDENGVAWLIPCPAGLEYNAKLRVCDYPESAGCSSSADPSNPSGDDSSNGGQDNGNTGSGNGESPQEPVADAPTCPPWNPDDVTQLPNPSDCNSFYKCDENGVAWLIPCPAGLQYNAELRVCDYPANAGCSV from the exons GGTTTCCACTACTTGTGACCGTCGTGCTAGCGGCCTTGGTTGGAAGCAGCAGTGCAGCTTCCATCCGAAAGGTGACTGTG ATGAGTGCAACTTGCAAGGGAGCTTCTGGGCCATTTCCGAACCCGGACAGCTGCAGAAGCTTCCTACAATGTGAGCCATCAGGCGTTGCAACGGTCATCCCATGCCCAGCAAACCTCGAGTTCAATCCAAATCTGAAGGTGTGTGACTTCCCAGAGAGAGCTGGTTGCTCTTCATCACCGTCTCCACCAGCTGACGACGACAATGGAAATGGTGGGGGATCAGATGATAACGGAGGCGATTCACCAGCTCCACCATCTGGCGACGCCCCCACCTGTCCCCCATGGAATCCTAATGACGTCACCCAGCTGCCCAATCCGAATGACTGCAGCAGCTTCTACAAGTGTGACGAGAACGGCGTTGCCTGGGTCATTGAATGCCCAGCCGGTCTCGAATACAATGCAGATCTGAGAGTGTGTGACTACCCAGAAAATGCTGGTTGTTCATCATCTGCACCAAGCAACCCATCTGATGATACACCTTCTGAGGGGGGTGAAGATAACGGAAATTCTAATGGGGGTAATGATGTGAGTCCAAATCCACCAGCTGGAGATGCTCCTACTTGTCCAGCTTGGAATCCAAATGACGTCACACAGTTGCCCAATCCCAGTGACTGCAGCAGCTTCTACAAATGCGACGAGAATGGAGTGGCTTGGCTCATACCATGCCCAGCTGGACTCGAGTACAATGCGAAGCTGAGGGTATGCGACTACCCAGAAAGTGCTGGTTGCTCGTCGTCTGCTGATCCAAGTAACCCATCTGGCGACGATTCCTCTAATGGCGGCCAAGACAACGGAAATACTGGCTCTGGTAATGGCGAAAGCCCACAGGAACCAGTTGCAGACGCTCCCACATGCCCACCTTGGAATCCGGATGACGTCACCCAATTGCCTAACCCAAGCGACTGTAACAGCTTCTACAAGTGCGACGAGAACGGAGTTGCCTGGTTGATCCCGTGCCCAGCAGGACTGCAGTACAACGCCGAGCTGAGGGTATGCGATTACCCTGCAAACGCCGGATGTTCCGTCTAA
- the LOC126191310 gene encoding chondroitin proteoglycan 2-like isoform X2 has protein sequence MRGFPLLVTVVLAALVGSSSAASIRKVTVMSATCKGASGPFPNPDSCRSFLQCEPSGVATVIPCPANLEFNPNLKVCDFPERAGCSSSPSPPADDDNGNGGGSDDNGGDSPAPPSGDAPTCPPWNPNDVTQLPNPNDCSSFYKCDENGVAWVIECPAGLEYNADLRVCDYPENAGCSSSAPSNPSDDTPSEGGEDNGNSNGGNDVSPNPPAGDAPTCPAWNPNDVTQLPNPSDCSSFYKCDENGVAWLIPCPAGLEYNAKLRVCDYPESAGCSSSADPSNPSGDDSSNGGQDNGNTGSGNGESPQEPVADAPTCPPWNPDDVTQLPNPSDCNSFYKCDENGVAWLIPCPAGLQYNAELRVCDYPANAGCSV, from the exons ATGAGAG GGTTTCCACTACTTGTGACCGTCGTGCTAGCGGCCTTGGTTGGAAGCAGCAGTGCAGCTTCCATCCGAAAGGTGACTGTG ATGAGTGCAACTTGCAAGGGAGCTTCTGGGCCATTTCCGAACCCGGACAGCTGCAGAAGCTTCCTACAATGTGAGCCATCAGGCGTTGCAACGGTCATCCCATGCCCAGCAAACCTCGAGTTCAATCCAAATCTGAAGGTGTGTGACTTCCCAGAGAGAGCTGGTTGCTCTTCATCACCGTCTCCACCAGCTGACGACGACAATGGAAATGGTGGGGGATCAGATGATAACGGAGGCGATTCACCAGCTCCACCATCTGGCGACGCCCCCACCTGTCCCCCATGGAATCCTAATGACGTCACCCAGCTGCCCAATCCGAATGACTGCAGCAGCTTCTACAAGTGTGACGAGAACGGCGTTGCCTGGGTCATTGAATGCCCAGCCGGTCTCGAATACAATGCAGATCTGAGAGTGTGTGACTACCCAGAAAATGCTGGTTGTTCATCATCTGCACCAAGCAACCCATCTGATGATACACCTTCTGAGGGGGGTGAAGATAACGGAAATTCTAATGGGGGTAATGATGTGAGTCCAAATCCACCAGCTGGAGATGCTCCTACTTGTCCAGCTTGGAATCCAAATGACGTCACACAGTTGCCCAATCCCAGTGACTGCAGCAGCTTCTACAAATGCGACGAGAATGGAGTGGCTTGGCTCATACCATGCCCAGCTGGACTCGAGTACAATGCGAAGCTGAGGGTATGCGACTACCCAGAAAGTGCTGGTTGCTCGTCGTCTGCTGATCCAAGTAACCCATCTGGCGACGATTCCTCTAATGGCGGCCAAGACAACGGAAATACTGGCTCTGGTAATGGCGAAAGCCCACAGGAACCAGTTGCAGACGCTCCCACATGCCCACCTTGGAATCCGGATGACGTCACCCAATTGCCTAACCCAAGCGACTGTAACAGCTTCTACAAGTGCGACGAGAACGGAGTTGCCTGGTTGATCCCGTGCCCAGCAGGACTGCAGTACAACGCCGAGCTGAGGGTATGCGATTACCCTGCAAACGCCGGATGTTCCGTCTAA